A single window of Usitatibacter rugosus DNA harbors:
- a CDS encoding enoyl-CoA hydratase, giving the protein MDDRSDSGLLARVEDGVATLTLNRPRQFNALSSAMLAALHSELDKLATDESVRVVVITGSGSAFCSGHDLKEMHGASPETVAALFASCSAMMQKLIALPQPVIAAVNGLATAAGCQLVAQCDLAIAADNARFAVSGINLGLFCSTPAVALTRNVSRKRAAEMLFTGEFIEAETALDWGLVNRVEPAALLMESVREYASTLKARPRASLASGKALFYRQLEAGMRAAYEEASRAIASDMGSAEAREGVDAFLGKRPPSWKA; this is encoded by the coding sequence ATGGATGACCGTTCCGATTCGGGCCTGCTCGCGCGCGTCGAAGACGGCGTGGCGACCCTCACGCTGAACCGGCCGCGCCAGTTCAACGCCCTGTCCTCGGCGATGCTGGCGGCACTCCATTCCGAGCTCGACAAGCTGGCCACCGACGAGTCGGTGCGGGTGGTGGTGATCACCGGCAGCGGCAGCGCCTTCTGCTCGGGACACGACCTGAAGGAGATGCACGGGGCATCCCCGGAAACGGTGGCGGCGCTCTTCGCCTCGTGCAGCGCGATGATGCAGAAGCTCATCGCCCTGCCCCAGCCGGTCATCGCCGCGGTGAATGGCCTGGCCACCGCCGCGGGCTGCCAGCTGGTCGCGCAGTGCGACCTCGCGATCGCCGCCGACAACGCGCGCTTCGCCGTCTCCGGCATCAACCTGGGCCTCTTCTGCTCCACGCCCGCCGTCGCGCTCACGCGCAACGTCTCGCGCAAGCGCGCTGCCGAGATGCTGTTCACGGGGGAATTCATCGAGGCGGAAACGGCGCTGGACTGGGGCCTGGTGAACCGGGTGGAGCCGGCCGCCCTGCTCATGGAATCCGTGCGCGAGTACGCCAGCACGCTGAAGGCCCGCCCGCGGGCGTCCCTCGCTTCGGGAAAGGCCCTGTTCTACCGCCAGCTCGAGGCCGGGATGCGGGCCGCCTACGAGGAGGCGTCGCGGGCGATCGCTTCGGACATGGGGTCCGCGGAAGCCCGGGAGGGCGTCGATGCCTTCCTGGGGAAACGCCCCCCATCCTGGAAGGCCTGA